A DNA window from Bos indicus x Bos taurus breed Angus x Brahman F1 hybrid chromosome 16, Bos_hybrid_MaternalHap_v2.0, whole genome shotgun sequence contains the following coding sequences:
- the SMG7 gene encoding protein SMG7 isoform X9, whose protein sequence is MRNWMFLQIVIVGENVSFKSQMRTGNLKSEEHLKSSNIRQAEVLKADMTDSKLGPAEVWTSRQALQDLYQKMLVTDLEYALDKKVEQDLWNHAFKNQITTLQGQAKNRANPNRSEVQANLSLFLEAASGFYTQLLQELCTVFNVDLPCRVKSSQLGIISNKQTHTSAIVKPQSSSCSYICQHCLVHLGDIARYRNQTSQAESYYRHAAQLVPSNGQPYNQLAILASSKGDHLTTIFYYCRSIAVKFPFPAASTNLQKALSKALESRDEVKTKWGVSDFIKAFIKFHGHVYLSKSLEKLSPLREKLEEQFKRLLFQKAFNSQQLVHVTVINLFQLHHLRDFSNETEQHSYSQDEQLCWTQLLALFMSFLGILCKCPLQNKSQEESYNAYPLPAVKVSMDWLRLRPRVFQEAVVDERQYIWPWLISLLNSFHPHEEDLSSTNATPLPEEFELQGFLALRPSFRNLDFSKGHQGITGDKEGQQRQIRQQRLISIGKWIADNQPRLIQCENEVGKLLFITEIPELILEDPSEAKENLILQDTTIIESLAADGNPGLKSVLSTGRNLSNNCDPGEKPVVTFKENMKPREVSRDQGRSFPPKEVKSQTELRKTPVSEARKTPVTQTPSQASNSQFIPIHHPGAFPPLPSRPGFPPPTYVIPPPVAFSMGSGYTFPAGVSVPGTFLQPTAHSPPGNQVQAGKQSHIPYSQQRPSGPGPVTQGPQQPQPPSQQPLPPLPAPPAAQTAGQLQVQALAQQQQSPTKAVPALGKSPPHHSGFQQYQQADASKQLWNPPQVQGPLGKIMPVKQPYYLQTQDPIKLFEPSLQPPVRQQQPLEKTMKPFPMEPYNHNPSEVKIPEFYWDSSYSAADNRAVMAQQASVDRRGKRSPGVFRPEQDPVPRMPFEKSLLEKPSELMSHSSSFLSLTGFSLNQERYPNNSVFNEVYGKNLTTSSKAELNPSVAPQETSLYSLFEGTPWSPSLPASSDHSTPASQSPHSSNPSSLPSSPPTHNHNSVPFSNFGPIGTPDNRDRRTADRWKTDKPAMGGFGIDYLSATSSSESSWHQASTPSGSWTGHGPSMEDSSAVLMESLKSIWSSSMMHPGPSALEQLLMQQKQKQQRGQGAMNPPH, encoded by the exons CTGGAATCATGCCTTTAAGAATCAGATCACAACACTACAAGGCCAGGCAAAGAATCGAGCAAACCCGAATCGGAGTGAAGTTCAGGcaaacctttctctgttcctaGAGGCAGCTAGTGGCTTCTATACTCAG TTATTACAAGAACTGTGTACAGTGTTTAATGTAGATTTACCATGCCGTGTGAAGTCTTCCCAGTTGGGAATTATCAGCAATAAACAGACGCATACCAGCGCCATAGTGAAGCCACAGTCTAGCTCCTGTTCCTATATCTGCCAGCACTGCCTCGTTCACCTTGGAGACATTG cTCGATACAGAAACCAGACCAGCCAGGCAGAGTCCTACTATAGGCATGCGGCTCAGCTTGTCCCCTCTAATG GTCAGCCTTACAATCAGTTGGCTATCTTAGCTTCTTCCAAAGGAGACCATCTGACTACAATTTTCTACTACTGCAGAAGCATTGCTGTGAAATTCCCTTTCCCAGCTGCCTCTACTAATCTACAAAAAGCACTTTCTAAAGCACTGGAAAG ccGGGATGAGGTGAAAACCAAATGGGGTGTTTCTGACTTCATCAAGGCCTTTATTAAATTCCACGGTCATGTGTACCTGAGTAAGAGCTTGGAAAAGTTGAGCCCTCTTCGAGAGAAGTTGGAAGAACAGTTTAag AGGCTGCTATTCCAGAAAGCTTTCAACTCTCAGCAGTTAGTTCACGTCACTGTCATTAACCTGTTTCAACTTCATCATCTTCGTGACTTTAGCAACGAAACGGAGCAGCATAGTTATAGCCAAGATGAGCAGCTGTGTTGGACACAGTTGCTGGCCCTCTTTA tgtCTTTTCTTGGCATCCTGTGCAAGTGTCCTCTCCAGAACAAGTCTCAGGAGGAATCCTACAATGCCTATCCCCTACCTGCCGTCAAGGTGTCCATGGACTGGCTGAGACTCAGACCCAGGGTGTTTCAGGAAGCAGTGGTGGATGAAAGACAGTA CATTTGGCCGTGGCTAATTTCTCTTCTGAACAGTTTCCATCCCCATGAAGAAGATCTTTCAAGTACTAATG CAACACCACTTCCAGAGGAGTTTGAGTTACAAGGATTCTTGGCTTTGAGACCTTCTTTCAG GAACTTGGATTTTTCCAAAGGTCACCAGGGTATTACAGGAGACAAAGAGGGTCAGCAACGACAAATACGACAGCAGCGTTTGATCTCTATAGGCAAATGGATTGCAGATAATCAGCCAAG gcTGATTCAGTGTGAAAATGAGGTAGGGAAATTGTTGTTTATCACAGAAATCCCAGAGTTAATACTGGAAGACCCCAGTGAAGCCAAAGAGAACCTCATTCTGCAAGACACAACCATCATAGAGTCCCTGGCAGCTGACGGGAACCCAGGACTGAAATCAGTGCTATCTACAGGCCGGAATCTAAGCAACAACTGCGACCCAGGAGAGAAACCAGTGGTCACCTTCAAAGAGAACATGAAGCCACGAGAAGTGAGCAGAGACCAAGGAAGAAGTTTTCCTCCCAAAGAG GTAAAATCTCAGACAGAGTTAAGAAAGACTCCAGTGTCTGAAGCCAGGAAAACACCTGTAACTCAAACCCCAAGTCAAGCAAGTAACTCCCAGTTCATCCCCATTCATCACCCTGGAgccttccctcctcttcccagcCGGCCAG GGTTCCCGCCCCCAACATATGTTATCCCCCCTCCTGTGGCATTTTCTATGGGCTCAGGTTACACCTTCCCAGCTGGTGTTTCTGTCCCAGGAACCTTTCTTCAGCCTACAGCTCACTCTCCACCAGGAAACCAGGTGCAAGCTGGGAAACAGTCCCACATTCCTTACAGCCAGCAACGGCCCTCCGGACCAGGGCCAGTGACCCAGGGACCTCAGCAGCCTCAGCCACCTTCCCAGcagcccctcccacctctgccAGCTCCGCCAGCAGCACAGACTGCAGGCCAGCTGCAGGTTCAAGCTCTAGCTCAGCAGCAACAGTCCCCTACAAAAGCTGTGCCGGCTTTGGGGAAAAGTCCTCCTCACCACTCTGGATTCCAGCAG TATCAACAGGCAGATGCCTCCAAACAGCTGTGGAATCCCCCTCAGGTTCAAGGCCCATTAGGGAAAATCATGCCTGTGAAACAGCCCTACTACCTTCAAACCCAAGACCCCATAAAACTGTTTGAGCCGTCGTTGCAACCTCCTGTAAGGCAGCAGCAGCCTCTAGAGAAAACAATGAAGCCTTTCCCCATGGAGCCATATAACCATAACCCCTCAGAAGTCAAGATCCCGGAGTTCTACTGGGATTCTTCCTACAGCGCTGCTGATAACAGAGCTGTGATGGCACAGCAAGCCAGTGTGGACCGCAGGGGCAAACGGTCCCCGGGAGTCTTCCGTCCAGAGCAGGACCCTGTGCCCAGGATGCCATTTGAG AAATCCTTACTGGAGAAGCCCTCAGAGCTCATGTCACATTCATcctctttcctgtccctcaccggATTCTCCCTCAATCAG GAGCGATACCCAAATAACAGTGTGTTCAATGAGGTATACGGGAAGAACCTGACAACCAGCTCCAAAGCAGAACTTAATCCCTCAGTGGCTCCCCAGGAAACCTCACTGTACTCGCTTTTTGAAGGGACTCCATGGTCTCCATCTCTTCCTGCCAGTTCAG ATCATTCAACACCAGCCAGCCAATCTCCTCATTCCTCCAACCCaagcagcctgccaagctcccctcCAACACACAACCACAATTCTGTCCCATTCTCCAATTTTGGACCCATTGGGACTCCAGATAACAGGGATAGGAGAACTGCAGACCGGTGGAAAACTGATAAGCCAG CCATGGGTGGGTTTGGCATCGATTATCTCTCAGCAACATCATCCTCTGAGAGCAGTTGGCATCAGGCCAGCACTCCAAGTGGCTCCTGGACAGGCCATGGCCCATCCATGGAGGATTCCTCTGCTGTCCTCATGGAAAGCCTAAAG TCTATCTGGTCCAGTTCCATGATGCATCCTGGACCTTCCGCTTTGGAGCAGCTGTTAATGCAGCAGAAGCAGAAACAGCAGCGGGGCCAAGGCGCCATGAACCCTCCACACTGA
- the SMG7 gene encoding protein SMG7 isoform X8, giving the protein MTDSKLGPAEVWTSRQALQDLYQKMLVTDLEYALDKKVEQDLWNHAFKNQITTLQGQAKNRANPNRSEVQANLSLFLEAASGFYTQLLQELCTVFNVDLPCRVKSSQLGIISNKQTHTSAIVKPQSSSCSYICQHCLVHLGDIARYRNQTSQAESYYRHAAQLVPSNGQPYNQLAILASSKGDHLTTIFYYCRSIAVKFPFPAASTNLQKALSKALESRDEVKTKWGVSDFIKAFIKFHGHVYLSKSLEKLSPLREKLEEQFKRLLFQKAFNSQQLVHVTVINLFQLHHLRDFSNETEQHSYSQDEQLCWTQLLALFMSFLGILCKCPLQNKSQEESYNAYPLPAVKVSMDWLRLRPRVFQEAVVDERQYIWPWLISLLNSFHPHEEDLSSTNATPLPEEFELQGFLALRPSFRNLDFSKGHQGITGDKEGQQRQIRQQRLISIGKWIADNQPRLIQCENEVGKLLFITEIPELILEDPSEAKENLILQDTTIIESLAADGNPGLKSVLSTGRNLSNNCDPGEKPVVTFKENMKPREVSRDQGRSFPPKEVKSQTELRKTPVSEARKTPVTQTPSQASNSQFIPIHHPGAFPPLPSRPGFPPPTYVIPPPVAFSMGSGYTFPAGVSVPGTFLQPTAHSPPGNQVQAGKQSHIPYSQQRPSGPGPVTQGPQQPQPPSQQPLPPLPAPPAAQTAGQLQVQALAQQQQSPTKAVPALGKSPPHHSGFQQYQQADASKQLWNPPQVQGPLGKIMPVKQPYYLQTQDPIKLFEPSLQPPVRQQQPLEKTMKPFPMEPYNHNPSEVKIPEFYWDSSYSAADNRAVMAQQASVDRRGKRSPGVFRPEQDPVPRMPFEDPKGSPLLPPDLLKSLAALEEEEELIFSNPPDLYPALLGPLASLPGRSLFKSLLEKPSELMSHSSSFLSLTGFSLNQERYPNNSVFNEVYGKNLTTSSKAELNPSVAPQETSLYSLFEGTPWSPSLPASSDHSTPASQSPHSSNPSSLPSSPPTHNHNSVPFSNFGPIGTPDNRDRRTADRWKTDKPAMGGFGIDYLSATSSSESSWHQASTPSGSWTGHGPSMEDSSAVLMESLKSIWSSSMMHPGPSALEQLLMQQKQKQQRGQGAMNPPH; this is encoded by the exons CTGGAATCATGCCTTTAAGAATCAGATCACAACACTACAAGGCCAGGCAAAGAATCGAGCAAACCCGAATCGGAGTGAAGTTCAGGcaaacctttctctgttcctaGAGGCAGCTAGTGGCTTCTATACTCAG TTATTACAAGAACTGTGTACAGTGTTTAATGTAGATTTACCATGCCGTGTGAAGTCTTCCCAGTTGGGAATTATCAGCAATAAACAGACGCATACCAGCGCCATAGTGAAGCCACAGTCTAGCTCCTGTTCCTATATCTGCCAGCACTGCCTCGTTCACCTTGGAGACATTG cTCGATACAGAAACCAGACCAGCCAGGCAGAGTCCTACTATAGGCATGCGGCTCAGCTTGTCCCCTCTAATG GTCAGCCTTACAATCAGTTGGCTATCTTAGCTTCTTCCAAAGGAGACCATCTGACTACAATTTTCTACTACTGCAGAAGCATTGCTGTGAAATTCCCTTTCCCAGCTGCCTCTACTAATCTACAAAAAGCACTTTCTAAAGCACTGGAAAG ccGGGATGAGGTGAAAACCAAATGGGGTGTTTCTGACTTCATCAAGGCCTTTATTAAATTCCACGGTCATGTGTACCTGAGTAAGAGCTTGGAAAAGTTGAGCCCTCTTCGAGAGAAGTTGGAAGAACAGTTTAag AGGCTGCTATTCCAGAAAGCTTTCAACTCTCAGCAGTTAGTTCACGTCACTGTCATTAACCTGTTTCAACTTCATCATCTTCGTGACTTTAGCAACGAAACGGAGCAGCATAGTTATAGCCAAGATGAGCAGCTGTGTTGGACACAGTTGCTGGCCCTCTTTA tgtCTTTTCTTGGCATCCTGTGCAAGTGTCCTCTCCAGAACAAGTCTCAGGAGGAATCCTACAATGCCTATCCCCTACCTGCCGTCAAGGTGTCCATGGACTGGCTGAGACTCAGACCCAGGGTGTTTCAGGAAGCAGTGGTGGATGAAAGACAGTA CATTTGGCCGTGGCTAATTTCTCTTCTGAACAGTTTCCATCCCCATGAAGAAGATCTTTCAAGTACTAATG CAACACCACTTCCAGAGGAGTTTGAGTTACAAGGATTCTTGGCTTTGAGACCTTCTTTCAG GAACTTGGATTTTTCCAAAGGTCACCAGGGTATTACAGGAGACAAAGAGGGTCAGCAACGACAAATACGACAGCAGCGTTTGATCTCTATAGGCAAATGGATTGCAGATAATCAGCCAAG gcTGATTCAGTGTGAAAATGAGGTAGGGAAATTGTTGTTTATCACAGAAATCCCAGAGTTAATACTGGAAGACCCCAGTGAAGCCAAAGAGAACCTCATTCTGCAAGACACAACCATCATAGAGTCCCTGGCAGCTGACGGGAACCCAGGACTGAAATCAGTGCTATCTACAGGCCGGAATCTAAGCAACAACTGCGACCCAGGAGAGAAACCAGTGGTCACCTTCAAAGAGAACATGAAGCCACGAGAAGTGAGCAGAGACCAAGGAAGAAGTTTTCCTCCCAAAGAG GTAAAATCTCAGACAGAGTTAAGAAAGACTCCAGTGTCTGAAGCCAGGAAAACACCTGTAACTCAAACCCCAAGTCAAGCAAGTAACTCCCAGTTCATCCCCATTCATCACCCTGGAgccttccctcctcttcccagcCGGCCAG GGTTCCCGCCCCCAACATATGTTATCCCCCCTCCTGTGGCATTTTCTATGGGCTCAGGTTACACCTTCCCAGCTGGTGTTTCTGTCCCAGGAACCTTTCTTCAGCCTACAGCTCACTCTCCACCAGGAAACCAGGTGCAAGCTGGGAAACAGTCCCACATTCCTTACAGCCAGCAACGGCCCTCCGGACCAGGGCCAGTGACCCAGGGACCTCAGCAGCCTCAGCCACCTTCCCAGcagcccctcccacctctgccAGCTCCGCCAGCAGCACAGACTGCAGGCCAGCTGCAGGTTCAAGCTCTAGCTCAGCAGCAACAGTCCCCTACAAAAGCTGTGCCGGCTTTGGGGAAAAGTCCTCCTCACCACTCTGGATTCCAGCAG TATCAACAGGCAGATGCCTCCAAACAGCTGTGGAATCCCCCTCAGGTTCAAGGCCCATTAGGGAAAATCATGCCTGTGAAACAGCCCTACTACCTTCAAACCCAAGACCCCATAAAACTGTTTGAGCCGTCGTTGCAACCTCCTGTAAGGCAGCAGCAGCCTCTAGAGAAAACAATGAAGCCTTTCCCCATGGAGCCATATAACCATAACCCCTCAGAAGTCAAGATCCCGGAGTTCTACTGGGATTCTTCCTACAGCGCTGCTGATAACAGAGCTGTGATGGCACAGCAAGCCAGTGTGGACCGCAGGGGCAAACGGTCCCCGGGAGTCTTCCGTCCAGAGCAGGACCCTGTGCCCAGGATGCCATTTGAG GACCCCAAAGGCTCCCCTCTGCTTCCTCCGGACCTGTTAAAGAGTCTGGCTGCcttggaggaagaggaagagctgATTTTTTCTAACCCTCCTGATCTTTACCCAGCTCTGCTGGGGCCTCTCGCCTCTCTTCCTGGACGAAGCCTCTTT AAATCCTTACTGGAGAAGCCCTCAGAGCTCATGTCACATTCATcctctttcctgtccctcaccggATTCTCCCTCAATCAG GAGCGATACCCAAATAACAGTGTGTTCAATGAGGTATACGGGAAGAACCTGACAACCAGCTCCAAAGCAGAACTTAATCCCTCAGTGGCTCCCCAGGAAACCTCACTGTACTCGCTTTTTGAAGGGACTCCATGGTCTCCATCTCTTCCTGCCAGTTCAG ATCATTCAACACCAGCCAGCCAATCTCCTCATTCCTCCAACCCaagcagcctgccaagctcccctcCAACACACAACCACAATTCTGTCCCATTCTCCAATTTTGGACCCATTGGGACTCCAGATAACAGGGATAGGAGAACTGCAGACCGGTGGAAAACTGATAAGCCAG CCATGGGTGGGTTTGGCATCGATTATCTCTCAGCAACATCATCCTCTGAGAGCAGTTGGCATCAGGCCAGCACTCCAAGTGGCTCCTGGACAGGCCATGGCCCATCCATGGAGGATTCCTCTGCTGTCCTCATGGAAAGCCTAAAG TCTATCTGGTCCAGTTCCATGATGCATCCTGGACCTTCCGCTTTGGAGCAGCTGTTAATGCAGCAGAAGCAGAAACAGCAGCGGGGCCAAGGCGCCATGAACCCTCCACACTGA
- the SMG7 gene encoding protein SMG7 isoform X12, whose protein sequence is MSFLGILCKCPLQNKSQEESYNAYPLPAVKVSMDWLRLRPRVFQEAVVDERQYIWPWLISLLNSFHPHEEDLSSTNATPLPEEFELQGFLALRPSFRNLDFSKGHQGITGDKEGQQRQIRQQRLISIGKWIADNQPRLIQCENEVGKLLFITEIPELILEDPSEAKENLILQDTTIIESLAADGNPGLKSVLSTGRNLSNNCDPGEKPVVTFKENMKPREVSRDQGRSFPPKEVKSQTELRKTPVSEARKTPVTQTPSQASNSQFIPIHHPGAFPPLPSRPGFPPPTYVIPPPVAFSMGSGYTFPAGVSVPGTFLQPTAHSPPGNQVQAGKQSHIPYSQQRPSGPGPVTQGPQQPQPPSQQPLPPLPAPPAAQTAGQLQVQALAQQQQSPTKAVPALGKSPPHHSGFQQYQQADASKQLWNPPQVQGPLGKIMPVKQPYYLQTQDPIKLFEPSLQPPVRQQQPLEKTMKPFPMEPYNHNPSEVKIPEFYWDSSYSAADNRAVMAQQASVDRRGKRSPGVFRPEQDPVPRMPFEDPKGSPLLPPDLLKSLAALEEEEELIFSNPPDLYPALLGPLASLPGRSLFKSLLEKPSELMSHSSSFLSLTGFSLNQERYPNNSVFNEVYGKNLTTSSKAELNPSVAPQETSLYSLFEGTPWSPSLPASSDHSTPASQSPHSSNPSSLPSSPPTHNHNSVPFSNFGPIGTPDNRDRRTADRWKTDKPAMGGFGIDYLSATSSSESSWHQASTPSGSWTGHGPSMEDSSAVLMESLKSIWSSSMMHPGPSALEQLLMQQKQKQQRGQGAMNPPH, encoded by the exons A tgtCTTTTCTTGGCATCCTGTGCAAGTGTCCTCTCCAGAACAAGTCTCAGGAGGAATCCTACAATGCCTATCCCCTACCTGCCGTCAAGGTGTCCATGGACTGGCTGAGACTCAGACCCAGGGTGTTTCAGGAAGCAGTGGTGGATGAAAGACAGTA CATTTGGCCGTGGCTAATTTCTCTTCTGAACAGTTTCCATCCCCATGAAGAAGATCTTTCAAGTACTAATG CAACACCACTTCCAGAGGAGTTTGAGTTACAAGGATTCTTGGCTTTGAGACCTTCTTTCAG GAACTTGGATTTTTCCAAAGGTCACCAGGGTATTACAGGAGACAAAGAGGGTCAGCAACGACAAATACGACAGCAGCGTTTGATCTCTATAGGCAAATGGATTGCAGATAATCAGCCAAG gcTGATTCAGTGTGAAAATGAGGTAGGGAAATTGTTGTTTATCACAGAAATCCCAGAGTTAATACTGGAAGACCCCAGTGAAGCCAAAGAGAACCTCATTCTGCAAGACACAACCATCATAGAGTCCCTGGCAGCTGACGGGAACCCAGGACTGAAATCAGTGCTATCTACAGGCCGGAATCTAAGCAACAACTGCGACCCAGGAGAGAAACCAGTGGTCACCTTCAAAGAGAACATGAAGCCACGAGAAGTGAGCAGAGACCAAGGAAGAAGTTTTCCTCCCAAAGAG GTAAAATCTCAGACAGAGTTAAGAAAGACTCCAGTGTCTGAAGCCAGGAAAACACCTGTAACTCAAACCCCAAGTCAAGCAAGTAACTCCCAGTTCATCCCCATTCATCACCCTGGAgccttccctcctcttcccagcCGGCCAG GGTTCCCGCCCCCAACATATGTTATCCCCCCTCCTGTGGCATTTTCTATGGGCTCAGGTTACACCTTCCCAGCTGGTGTTTCTGTCCCAGGAACCTTTCTTCAGCCTACAGCTCACTCTCCACCAGGAAACCAGGTGCAAGCTGGGAAACAGTCCCACATTCCTTACAGCCAGCAACGGCCCTCCGGACCAGGGCCAGTGACCCAGGGACCTCAGCAGCCTCAGCCACCTTCCCAGcagcccctcccacctctgccAGCTCCGCCAGCAGCACAGACTGCAGGCCAGCTGCAGGTTCAAGCTCTAGCTCAGCAGCAACAGTCCCCTACAAAAGCTGTGCCGGCTTTGGGGAAAAGTCCTCCTCACCACTCTGGATTCCAGCAG TATCAACAGGCAGATGCCTCCAAACAGCTGTGGAATCCCCCTCAGGTTCAAGGCCCATTAGGGAAAATCATGCCTGTGAAACAGCCCTACTACCTTCAAACCCAAGACCCCATAAAACTGTTTGAGCCGTCGTTGCAACCTCCTGTAAGGCAGCAGCAGCCTCTAGAGAAAACAATGAAGCCTTTCCCCATGGAGCCATATAACCATAACCCCTCAGAAGTCAAGATCCCGGAGTTCTACTGGGATTCTTCCTACAGCGCTGCTGATAACAGAGCTGTGATGGCACAGCAAGCCAGTGTGGACCGCAGGGGCAAACGGTCCCCGGGAGTCTTCCGTCCAGAGCAGGACCCTGTGCCCAGGATGCCATTTGAG GACCCCAAAGGCTCCCCTCTGCTTCCTCCGGACCTGTTAAAGAGTCTGGCTGCcttggaggaagaggaagagctgATTTTTTCTAACCCTCCTGATCTTTACCCAGCTCTGCTGGGGCCTCTCGCCTCTCTTCCTGGACGAAGCCTCTTT AAATCCTTACTGGAGAAGCCCTCAGAGCTCATGTCACATTCATcctctttcctgtccctcaccggATTCTCCCTCAATCAG GAGCGATACCCAAATAACAGTGTGTTCAATGAGGTATACGGGAAGAACCTGACAACCAGCTCCAAAGCAGAACTTAATCCCTCAGTGGCTCCCCAGGAAACCTCACTGTACTCGCTTTTTGAAGGGACTCCATGGTCTCCATCTCTTCCTGCCAGTTCAG ATCATTCAACACCAGCCAGCCAATCTCCTCATTCCTCCAACCCaagcagcctgccaagctcccctcCAACACACAACCACAATTCTGTCCCATTCTCCAATTTTGGACCCATTGGGACTCCAGATAACAGGGATAGGAGAACTGCAGACCGGTGGAAAACTGATAAGCCAG CCATGGGTGGGTTTGGCATCGATTATCTCTCAGCAACATCATCCTCTGAGAGCAGTTGGCATCAGGCCAGCACTCCAAGTGGCTCCTGGACAGGCCATGGCCCATCCATGGAGGATTCCTCTGCTGTCCTCATGGAAAGCCTAAAG TCTATCTGGTCCAGTTCCATGATGCATCCTGGACCTTCCGCTTTGGAGCAGCTGTTAATGCAGCAGAAGCAGAAACAGCAGCGGGGCCAAGGCGCCATGAACCCTCCACACTGA